A genomic window from Bradyrhizobium lupini includes:
- a CDS encoding LuxR C-terminal-related transcriptional regulator, whose translation MHLSTDPIDPLNQDVYALWDQLADFSVADSDAALTHLLSALRTMLSARNVLWGVVVRLPSPKRTDPLLGWRPRLVRVLDPIPAVAASVQKQYDTLWSDDVDLSQILSMSGDEPFRVRLLFETLPPEWFKGKHYRRHYLDVGFADSISVRIALNDDLRIRLFVFRDAQQPRFTARDGQRLGFVMRALRWFHRQQLLSHGLLIANAPLTPAERRVLLGLLAGDTERQIAQKLEQSPNTTHFHVKSIYAKFAVRSRQSLAALWLGRLR comes from the coding sequence ATGCATCTCTCCACGGATCCCATCGATCCGCTAAATCAAGACGTCTATGCGCTCTGGGATCAGCTGGCCGACTTCTCGGTCGCCGACAGTGACGCTGCGCTGACCCACCTGCTGTCCGCACTGCGCACCATGTTGTCGGCACGCAATGTGCTGTGGGGCGTGGTCGTGCGATTGCCTTCGCCGAAGCGGACCGATCCCCTGCTCGGCTGGCGTCCGCGTCTCGTCAGGGTGCTGGACCCGATACCGGCGGTGGCGGCATCCGTGCAGAAGCAGTACGATACGCTCTGGTCCGACGACGTCGATCTGTCCCAGATCCTGTCAATGTCGGGCGACGAGCCGTTCCGCGTCCGCCTGCTGTTCGAAACGCTGCCGCCGGAATGGTTCAAGGGCAAGCACTATCGGCGCCACTATCTGGACGTTGGCTTCGCCGACAGCATCTCCGTGCGCATTGCGCTCAATGACGATTTGAGGATTCGCCTGTTCGTATTTCGTGATGCGCAGCAACCCCGCTTTACGGCACGGGACGGCCAGCGTCTGGGCTTCGTGATGCGCGCCTTGAGATGGTTTCACCGTCAACAATTGCTCAGCCACGGACTGCTCATCGCCAACGCGCCCCTCACACCCGCTGAACGCCGCGTGTTGCTCGGACTGCTCGCCGGGGACACGGAAAGGCAGATCGCGCAGAAGCTCGAGCAAAGTCCGAACACCACGCATTTCCACGTCAAGTCGATCTACGCCAAGTTCGCCGTGCGCAGTCGCCAGTCCCTCGCCGCGCTGTGGCTCGGCAGGCTGCGATAA
- a CDS encoding trans-aconitate 2-methyltransferase produces the protein MTISGRAAHWENVYESKGERELSWFQESPSPSLELIALAAAELTSPIVDIGGGAARLVDALLAAGYADLTVLDLSDAALAASRARLGAAGDAVHWTVADVTTWQPARHYDIWHDRAAFHFLTAPEEQAAYVACVRRTVKIGGHVIIGTFAIDGPEKCSGLPVTRHTADSITALLGAGFTLTDHRRHKHATPWQSVQNFQFSSFIRSC, from the coding sequence ATGACGATTTCAGGCCGGGCGGCCCATTGGGAGAACGTATACGAGAGCAAGGGCGAACGCGAGTTAAGCTGGTTCCAGGAGAGCCCGTCGCCTTCGCTCGAATTGATCGCACTGGCCGCCGCAGAGCTTACCTCACCGATTGTTGACATCGGCGGTGGGGCGGCTCGGCTGGTCGATGCGCTGCTGGCGGCTGGATATGCAGATCTGACCGTCCTTGATCTGTCCGACGCGGCGCTCGCGGCCTCGCGTGCACGGCTCGGTGCCGCTGGCGACGCCGTGCATTGGACCGTCGCCGATGTGACGACATGGCAGCCAGCGCGCCATTATGACATCTGGCACGACCGTGCAGCGTTCCATTTTCTCACCGCGCCGGAAGAACAAGCGGCTTATGTCGCGTGCGTCCGAAGAACCGTAAAAATTGGCGGTCATGTCATCATCGGCACATTCGCAATCGATGGTCCGGAGAAATGCAGCGGCTTGCCCGTGACACGTCACACCGCTGACAGCATCACCGCACTGCTCGGCGCCGGCTTCACATTGACAGATCATCGGCGTCATAAGCACGCGACGCCGTGGCAATCGGTACAGAATTTCCAGTTCAGCAGCTTCATCAGATCATGCTGA
- a CDS encoding MAPEG family protein, translated as MSSRVLATLAGVRPVTLATVVWVYVAIRLIHVAVYLRVGNAAKGGSVRTILYVSGALVTVILIVVTPWQPSTRVSTLAA; from the coding sequence TTGTCGTCCCGAGTCCTGGCTACGTTGGCAGGGGTAAGACCCGTCACGCTTGCAACGGTTGTATGGGTCTATGTCGCAATTCGTCTGATCCACGTTGCGGTCTATTTGCGCGTGGGTAACGCGGCCAAAGGCGGCAGCGTCAGAACCATTCTCTATGTTTCAGGTGCCCTCGTAACGGTCATCCTCATTGTCGTAACGCCCTGGCAGCCATCCACTAGGGTATCAACGCTGGCCGCCTGA
- a CDS encoding SRPBCC domain-containing protein, which translates to MIEVSTAANAAARVLAFEPPNRVLLSWDISPRWQIETDPDKTSEWEVRFIAETPSRTRLELEHRHLERHGQGWEGVSEGVEGDQGWPLYLKRFAERIAREA; encoded by the coding sequence ATGATCGAGGTGTCGACGGCAGCGAATGCCGCTGCGCGTGTGTTGGCTTTTGAGCCGCCGAATCGCGTGCTTCTAAGCTGGGACATCAGCCCGCGCTGGCAAATCGAAACCGATCCAGACAAGACCAGTGAATGGGAGGTGCGGTTCATTGCCGAGACGCCAAGCCGGACTCGATTGGAACTTGAGCACCGTCACCTCGAACGTCATGGCCAAGGTTGGGAAGGCGTGAGCGAAGGCGTTGAAGGCGATCAGGGTTGGCCGCTCTACCTGAAACGGTTCGCCGAGCGGATAGCCCGCGAGGCATGA